The region TTTTAGGGGCGTTTTTAAGCCAGTCCATATCCCAATTGGTGCGGTAATTCAAATAAGCGATGAGCGAAGAGAGTAAAGCTTTTTGCGTGGGACTAGAAAAATCCTGACTATAAAAATTCTCTGTGATTTCTCTTAAAAACTCCGTGGTGTCTTCGTGGGTGAAATGCGAGGCTAAAATCGCAAAAACCGCGCTCAAATAATCCGCAGAATTCAAATGGAAAGCCCTTAAAAAATGGAAATAAGCTTTGTGGTAATTTTCTAATTGCGCATAAATCAAGCCCGTATTATAATGGAGGAGCGCGTTATTGGGGCTATTTTTTAAAGACAAATCAAAAAAAGAAAGGGCTTTTTTTAACTGCTTGTTTTCTAACGCTTTCAGCCCTTTGAGCGCGTTTTTATCCGCTATCGCCATCAAACGCCCCCTTTTAAAAGCAAGGCTTGCCCCCTCTAAATCCTTTTGCGCTTCAGAATCCAAAAGAAACAGCCCCTCTTCAATCACGCCTAAGGTTTCTTTAGAGTCTAAAACCTTAAAAGGAGCGTAATAAAACAGCAAGCGGTAGATAAAATCCCTTTTACCTTCAAAATATTGCGTGTTCCAAAAACGCTCTTTGGCCCTTTCTTTATCCAAAAAAACAGGGTTTATCGTGGGCTTGATGGGGTAAAAAGAGTTGGCTAATAGCGTGTCTTCTTTGGTGTGGCTGGCTAATTTTAAGGCTTCGCTCGCTTTAAGGATGTCGCCTTTTTTCAAACTCACTAATTCCAAAGCCATCAAAGCGTTTAAATCTCTAGGGTAGTTGTGCAAATAATGCTGCAAATGCTCCAAAGCCTGCTTGTAATGGCCCAAACGCGCCTGCAAAAGCCCTAAAGCAAGCTCATCTTGGGCGTTCGCGCTTTTTTGTAATTGCTTGTAAGCGTTCGTTTCATCTTTAAACATCAAAAACAATTTAGACGCTAAGCGCGCGTTAGGCTTTAAAAAAGCGTTGGAATTAGGGTGCATTAAAGGCGAAAGGGCTTCAAAATACTCCCCGGCGTAATAGGATTTGAGCGCGTAAGCGTAGGAATAAAAAGATTTTTTATAGTCTTTATACAAAGTGTCTCTCGCAATTTTTAGATAATGATAATATAAATCCTCATCTTGCAAATGATAAGCGCTCACTAACGCATCAATCGCGCTCACGCTCGCGTTTTCTTTAGAAGCGATGCTAGAATCAAACAAATCCAACGCCCCATTAAAATCCTTTTCCTTAAACTTAATCACCCCTAAATTATGGCTCGCAATCCCTTGCGAAAAAGAAGCGGCCTTGTCAAACAAATGCAAAGCTTCATCTTTTTGCCCTTGCTCATACAAAAGGCTCGCTTTTTTCATCATCGCATCCACTTGATTCTCATCGCTTCGTTTGAGGGAGTCCTTGCCGATTAGATCGGGTAAGTCTAAATTCTCTATTTGCCCCTCGGCTTGCGCGTTGTTAGCGTTGTTGGTGTTATTAGGCGTTTCGTTATTGGTGGTGGCGGTATTAGTTTGTAAAGAAGTTTGTTTGTTTTCTTTTTTATGCCCTAGTAACAAGCCCAAAATTACAATGAGCGCGATGAGTGAAAGCAATATTCCAAGCGCGATATAAAGCTTTTTTTTATTGCGTGAAAGCTGTTTGAAAAACTCTTTAGAGCTTTTGATTTTATTGAGCGTCTGCTCTAAAGCCTGCTTCAAAGAGGGGATTTTAGAATGAATGCCCTTTAGGGGGGTTTCTTTTTCGTTTTTGTTTTCGCCCCCTTTTTCTTCTAATGAATTTTGCTCTTCATTCAGCACAAACTAGCCTTAAAGGTATTTTTCTAACGCCTTAGGAATGTGAATGCTCCCATCCGCTTGCTGGTGGTTTTCCATTAAAGCGACCATCGTCCTGCCTACCGCTAAAGAAGAGCCGTTTAAGGTGTGCGCTAATTGGTTTTTTTGATTTTCTTTGAAGCGGATTTTAGCGCGCCTAGCTTGAAAATCCCTCGTGTTAGACACGGAGCTGATTTCTCTGTAGCAATTTTGCCCGGGCAACCACACTTCAATGTCTATCGTGTTGCTCGCGCTAAAGCCTAAATCCCCACTGCACAATTGCACGAACCGGTGCGGTAATTCCAAAGCCCTTAAAATTTCGCTCGCGCTCTCTAGCATATGCTCTTGCATGACATCGCTTTCTTTAGGGTGCGTGATAGCCACAAGCTCTACTTTATCAAATTGGTGCTGTCTTATCATCCCCCTTGTGTCCTTGCCCGCACTCCCTGCTTCGCTCCTAAAACAAGGCGTGTGCGCGGTCATTTTAATGGGGAGGTTTTCAACGCTAATAATGGTGTCGTTGTATAGATTAGTGAGCGTTACTTCAGCGGTGGGGATTAAATACAAATTTTCATTTTCTATTTTGAAAACATCTTCTTTGAATTTGGGTAATTGCCCAGTCCCAAAAAGCATTTTTTCATTCACTAACGCCGGCGTGTAGACGATTTCAAAGCCATTTTTTTCATTAAAATCTAACATTAAATGAATGAGCGCGCGATAAATTTTAGCCCCAAAACCCCTAATGACCGAAAAACGGCTTTTAGCGAGTTTCACGCCGCTTTCAAAATCAATCCAACCGTTTTGTTGAGCGAGTTCAAAATGCTCTTTGGGTTTGAAAGTGAAAACCCTGGGGGTTAAGATTTTTTTAATTTCTATGTTGTCTT is a window of Helicobacter pylori NQ4053 DNA encoding:
- a CDS encoding tetratricopeptide repeat protein, which translates into the protein MLNEEQNSLEEKGGENKNEKETPLKGIHSKIPSLKQALEQTLNKIKSSKEFFKQLSRNKKKLYIALGILLSLIALIVILGLLLGHKKENKQTSLQTNTATTNNETPNNTNNANNAQAEGQIENLDLPDLIGKDSLKRSDENQVDAMMKKASLLYEQGQKDEALHLFDKAASFSQGIASHNLGVIKFKEKDFNGALDLFDSSIASKENASVSAIDALVSAYHLQDEDLYYHYLKIARDTLYKDYKKSFYSYAYALKSYYAGEYFEALSPLMHPNSNAFLKPNARLASKLFLMFKDETNAYKQLQKSANAQDELALGLLQARLGHYKQALEHLQHYLHNYPRDLNALMALELVSLKKGDILKASEALKLASHTKEDTLLANSFYPIKPTINPVFLDKERAKERFWNTQYFEGKRDFIYRLLFYYAPFKVLDSKETLGVIEEGLFLLDSEAQKDLEGASLAFKRGRLMAIADKNALKGLKALENKQLKKALSFFDLSLKNSPNNALLHYNTGLIYAQLENYHKAYFHFLRAFHLNSADYLSAVFAILASHFTHEDTTEFLREITENFYSQDFSSPTQKALLSSLIAYLNYRTNWDMDWLKNAPKKLPFYYALEAVFAKESKDKKLMVQSFGHLKKMLPKDLISNIFYEIVSYYDASIRHTLSIYTLLDSHKISWDQTMQGPILGRHFYTYMGFMVNDLDHQERLLEQKIASLEEGEAPDDWLENLALVSLFQGQYEKAGALYQNLISDLKDNETRLKILAGLTYIAQNNYNNAALWLELGKLDDPNNENIRYALGLLYQRKGDLKSALNHFLAIKTSDFSSPYFDFEIDANLLKERLSQEKKGEFLE
- the serS gene encoding serine--tRNA ligase produces the protein MIDRKLLLQDFDKMALSLKKRNDAMGDELERLREVITHYKKQLIELESLQAFQNKVSKEFGIKMAQKMDTSDLKKELENNKIKLNELSKSVGEAEQEMDLKLSIIPNLVDEKTPLGANEEDNIEIKKILTPRVFTFKPKEHFELAQQNGWIDFESGVKLAKSRFSVIRGFGAKIYRALIHLMLDFNEKNGFEIVYTPALVNEKMLFGTGQLPKFKEDVFKIENENLYLIPTAEVTLTNLYNDTIISVENLPIKMTAHTPCFRSEAGSAGKDTRGMIRQHQFDKVELVAITHPKESDVMQEHMLESASEILRALELPHRFVQLCSGDLGFSASNTIDIEVWLPGQNCYREISSVSNTRDFQARRAKIRFKENQKNQLAHTLNGSSLAVGRTMVALMENHQQADGSIHIPKALEKYL